A genome region from Geobacter pickeringii includes the following:
- a CDS encoding gamma carbonic anhydrase family protein: MIRPFQGTAPRIAPSAFVAETAAIIGDVTVGDESSIWYNVVVRGDVNFIRIGARSNIQDLSMLHVTHRKHPDDPGAPLVIGDDVTVGHGVALHGCTIENGAFIGMQALVMDKAVVGEGALVGARALVTEGTVIPPRTLWVGAPARYKRDLTPDEILWLKRSAENYVRYSREYLHDTL; encoded by the coding sequence GTGATCCGCCCGTTTCAGGGAACCGCTCCCCGCATCGCCCCTTCCGCCTTCGTCGCCGAGACCGCTGCCATCATCGGCGACGTCACCGTCGGCGACGAGAGCAGCATCTGGTACAACGTGGTGGTCCGGGGGGACGTGAACTTCATCAGGATCGGCGCCCGGAGCAACATCCAGGATCTCTCCATGCTCCACGTGACCCACCGGAAGCACCCCGACGATCCCGGCGCCCCTCTGGTCATCGGCGACGACGTCACCGTGGGGCACGGCGTCGCCCTCCACGGCTGTACCATCGAAAACGGGGCGTTTATCGGGATGCAGGCCCTCGTCATGGACAAGGCGGTGGTCGGCGAAGGGGCTCTGGTGGGGGCCCGGGCCCTCGTCACCGAGGGGACCGTCATCCCCCCCCGCACCCTCTGGGTCGGCGCGCCGGCCCGCTACAAGCGCGACCTTACCCCCGATGAGATCCTCTGGCTGAAGCGCTCGGCCGAGAACTACGTCCGCTACTCCCGGGAGTACCTTCACGACACTCTGTAG
- a CDS encoding pentapeptide repeat-containing protein, with the protein MRAAGALLAVGFALPTAGAFAKGEKSGAAPATATENGAAAEAREGRRKHPLGYAEYVRLVSRGGVARHGAGKHRAAKVARTTVKAPEKKPHIASAPVAAVPPVTAPLVAVIPRPRGRDWRPAPDEVREILHTSRDLRGAVLRGVNLAGVDLRGTVLAGADLFGANLDGANLEGANLRGASLEMASLRGASLRGAKLEGAGLFKANLEGANLASADLTGVYAVCANLRGAVLANATMRGGVFTNAAVGTAAGATNVAAAQGGVLVGAVAATRQVGHLPAAGQVALLTF; encoded by the coding sequence ATGCGCGCTGCAGGTGCGCTCCTGGCCGTGGGGTTCGCCCTGCCGACCGCCGGCGCCTTTGCGAAGGGGGAGAAGTCCGGAGCGGCTCCCGCGACCGCCACGGAGAATGGTGCGGCCGCGGAGGCCCGCGAGGGGCGGAGAAAGCACCCCCTCGGCTACGCGGAGTACGTCCGCCTCGTGTCGCGGGGGGGCGTCGCCCGTCACGGAGCGGGGAAACACCGGGCGGCAAAGGTTGCCCGCACCACGGTGAAGGCACCGGAAAAGAAACCCCATATAGCAAGCGCTCCGGTTGCGGCCGTGCCGCCGGTGACTGCTCCGCTGGTAGCCGTCATTCCCCGTCCACGGGGGCGCGACTGGCGGCCCGCGCCCGACGAGGTCCGGGAGATCCTCCATACCAGCCGTGACCTGCGGGGTGCGGTCTTGCGGGGGGTGAACCTCGCCGGCGTCGACCTGCGGGGTACGGTGCTTGCCGGTGCCGACCTCTTCGGGGCGAATCTCGACGGGGCGAACCTGGAGGGGGCCAATCTGCGGGGGGCGTCGCTGGAGATGGCGTCGCTGCGGGGGGCGTCGCTGCGGGGGGCAAAACTGGAGGGTGCCGGCCTCTTCAAGGCGAATCTGGAGGGGGCCAACCTTGCCAGTGCCGATCTGACGGGGGTTTATGCCGTCTGCGCCAATCTGCGGGGTGCGGTGCTGGCAAATGCGACCATGCGGGGAGGGGTGTTCACCAACGCCGCGGTCGGGACGGCTGCCGGTGCGACCAATGTGGCCGCCGCTCAGGGGGGGGTGCTGGTCGGCGCCGTCGCGGCAACCCGTCAGGTGGGCCATCTTCCGGCCGCTGGCCAGGTGGCTCTCCTCACGTTCTGA
- a CDS encoding peptidylprolyl isomerase — MNRLLAALIITLSLAAPGVSFAAVVDRIVAVVNDELITSYAVEKEKATLLKEVERQQLPPDDPARAKLDETALNRLIDRKLVEQKVRELDIRVSEEEIRQAIEDVKRQNKLSQEALVAALANQGLSFDQYKAQIREQLERLRLVSQEVRAKIQVGEREMREYYEANRTKFGAEESFRARNIFFRLDDKMPADAVKKVMTTAMTVLYEAKGGKDFADLARQYSDDPAAKKNGGDLGTFRKEDILPEFEENLTRMKPGEVSDLINTPTGLHILKLEARIPGTPKPFEQVKAEIEDILYRKKSEDRFNQWVADLRKGAAIEIK; from the coding sequence ATGAACAGACTTCTCGCAGCACTCATCATCACCCTCTCCCTCGCGGCTCCCGGAGTTTCCTTCGCCGCGGTGGTCGACCGGATCGTCGCCGTCGTCAACGACGAGCTGATCACCTCCTATGCCGTGGAAAAGGAAAAGGCCACCCTCCTCAAGGAGGTCGAACGGCAGCAGCTCCCCCCCGACGACCCGGCCCGGGCGAAACTGGACGAGACTGCCCTCAACCGCCTTATCGACCGCAAGCTCGTGGAGCAGAAGGTCCGGGAGCTGGACATCCGGGTCAGCGAAGAGGAGATCCGCCAGGCGATCGAGGACGTGAAGCGGCAGAACAAACTCTCCCAGGAGGCGCTCGTGGCGGCGCTGGCCAACCAGGGGCTCTCCTTCGACCAGTACAAGGCCCAGATCCGGGAGCAGCTGGAGCGCCTGCGGCTCGTGAGCCAGGAGGTCCGGGCCAAGATTCAGGTCGGCGAGCGGGAGATGCGGGAGTATTACGAGGCGAACCGGACCAAGTTCGGCGCCGAGGAGAGCTTCCGGGCCCGGAACATCTTCTTCCGTCTGGACGACAAGATGCCGGCCGATGCGGTCAAGAAGGTGATGACCACCGCCATGACCGTCCTCTACGAGGCCAAGGGGGGGAAGGATTTCGCCGACCTGGCCCGGCAGTATTCCGACGATCCGGCGGCCAAGAAAAACGGGGGAGATCTGGGGACGTTCCGGAAGGAAGACATTCTGCCGGAATTCGAGGAGAACCTTACCCGGATGAAACCGGGAGAGGTGAGCGACCTGATCAACACCCCCACCGGTCTCCACATCCTGAAGCTGGAGGCCCGGATCCCCGGCACTCCGAAGCCGTTCGAGCAGGTGAAGGCCGAGATCGAGGATATCCTCTACCGGAAGAAATCGGAGGACCGCTTCAACCAGTGGGTCGCCGATCTCCGCAAGGGTGCTGCCATCGAGATCAAGTAG
- a CDS encoding peptidylprolyl isomerase: MKRTTVVTILAAALAVTPLAGCKGKTEGGAPAGESAKKEGAVIAEVNGETITSSDFKHELDNLPPYLKPMADTPEGKKELLDTMVVRELILQQARKDGLDKSPEVAAKLEELKKRIIVEGFLKKKVEEQAKVSDEEMKKFYDENKDKFKTGDQVKASHILMKSEKEAQDVSKELKAGGNFEELAKKHSIDSAAAKGGDLGWFSKGSMVPEFEKVVFGLKEGETSGIVKTKFGFHIIKLTGKRAAGTRSFDEVKEQIKAALLPTKQQEVFQKLKEDIKKNAKISVKDDALKGVDGKASPAATLPAPAPAAK; encoded by the coding sequence GTGAAGAGAACGACGGTTGTCACGATACTTGCGGCCGCCCTGGCCGTCACCCCCCTCGCGGGCTGCAAGGGGAAGACCGAAGGTGGTGCCCCGGCCGGTGAATCGGCCAAGAAGGAAGGCGCGGTCATCGCCGAGGTGAACGGTGAGACCATCACCTCCTCCGATTTCAAGCATGAGCTCGACAATCTTCCGCCGTACCTGAAGCCGATGGCCGACACCCCGGAGGGGAAGAAGGAGCTTCTGGACACCATGGTGGTGCGGGAGCTGATCCTCCAGCAGGCCCGGAAGGACGGCCTCGACAAGAGCCCCGAGGTGGCCGCCAAGCTTGAGGAGCTCAAGAAGCGGATCATCGTGGAAGGGTTCCTCAAGAAGAAGGTCGAGGAGCAGGCCAAGGTCTCCGACGAGGAGATGAAGAAGTTCTACGACGAGAACAAGGACAAGTTCAAGACCGGCGACCAGGTTAAGGCGAGCCACATCCTCATGAAGAGCGAGAAGGAAGCCCAGGACGTCTCCAAGGAGTTGAAAGCCGGCGGCAACTTCGAGGAGCTCGCCAAGAAGCACTCCATCGATTCGGCCGCCGCCAAGGGGGGCGACCTCGGGTGGTTCAGCAAGGGATCCATGGTCCCCGAATTCGAGAAGGTGGTCTTCGGCCTCAAGGAAGGGGAGACCTCCGGCATCGTCAAGACCAAGTTCGGGTTCCACATCATCAAGCTGACCGGCAAGCGGGCGGCCGGCACCCGCTCCTTCGACGAGGTGAAGGAGCAGATCAAGGCGGCGCTTCTCCCTACGAAGCAGCAGGAAGTCTTCCAGAAGCTCAAGGAAGACATCAAGAAAAACGCCAAGATCTCCGTCAAGGATGACGCCCTGAAAGGGGTCGACGGCAAGGCTTCCCCGGCTGCGACACTGCCGGCCCCGGCCCCGGCGGCCAAATAG
- the hemG gene encoding protoporphyrinogen oxidase: MKKAIVVGGGISGLATAYLLRKRAAEAGMELDVTLLEKEERVGGKIWSIKEEGYLCEWGPNGFLDSKPQTIDLCRDLGAAERLLRSNDNARKRFIYTGGALNRLPENGPMFLKSGLISWPGKLRLALEMVIPKRTDGVDETLASFGRRRLGDEALRKLIAPMVSGIFAGDPETMSLQSCFPRIAELERDHGSLIRAMIALAKKKKREVAEGKVVASAAGPGGVLTSFRDGIQTLTDILAGVLGPATVVSGQNVISLAAASGGWRLKTDTIDIDADAVILATPAHGTAPLLDGVDAAMAAVLRQIPYSSMTVVCFGYERERIARDLDGFGYLIPKEEGMNTLGTLWDSSIFENRAPEGQVLLRSMLGGACFPDYVTLSDEEVAKRVKSDLRNIMGIEAEPSFARIFRHPQAIPQYTVGHGQRLATLEERAATHPGLFLTGNSYRGIGLNDCVAAANRTAAEAVAHLTTR; this comes from the coding sequence ATGAAAAAGGCGATTGTGGTTGGTGGAGGGATTTCGGGGTTGGCAACGGCCTATCTGCTGCGGAAGCGGGCAGCGGAAGCGGGCATGGAGCTCGACGTCACCCTCCTGGAGAAGGAAGAGCGCGTCGGCGGCAAGATCTGGAGCATCAAGGAGGAAGGCTATCTCTGCGAATGGGGGCCCAACGGTTTTCTCGACTCCAAGCCCCAGACCATCGACCTCTGCCGCGATCTGGGGGCGGCGGAGCGGCTCCTGCGGAGCAACGACAACGCCCGCAAGCGCTTCATCTACACCGGCGGCGCCCTGAACCGCCTCCCGGAGAATGGCCCCATGTTCCTTAAGAGCGGGCTCATCTCCTGGCCTGGCAAGCTCCGCCTCGCCCTGGAGATGGTCATCCCGAAGCGGACCGACGGCGTCGACGAGACGCTGGCCTCCTTCGGCCGCCGCCGCCTCGGCGACGAGGCGCTCCGCAAGCTCATCGCCCCCATGGTGTCGGGGATCTTCGCCGGCGACCCGGAAACCATGTCGCTCCAGTCGTGCTTTCCCCGCATCGCCGAACTGGAGCGGGACCACGGCAGCCTCATCCGCGCCATGATCGCCCTGGCGAAAAAGAAGAAGCGCGAGGTTGCCGAGGGGAAGGTGGTTGCCAGCGCCGCCGGCCCCGGCGGGGTCCTCACCTCGTTCCGCGACGGCATCCAGACCCTGACCGACATTCTCGCCGGGGTCCTCGGGCCGGCCACCGTCGTCTCGGGGCAGAACGTGATCTCCCTTGCGGCGGCATCGGGGGGGTGGCGACTCAAGACCGACACCATCGACATCGACGCCGACGCAGTGATCCTCGCCACCCCGGCCCACGGCACCGCCCCGCTCCTCGACGGGGTCGACGCAGCCATGGCTGCGGTGCTGCGGCAGATCCCCTACTCGTCCATGACCGTGGTCTGCTTCGGCTATGAACGGGAGCGGATCGCGCGGGACCTGGACGGTTTCGGCTACCTGATCCCGAAGGAAGAGGGGATGAACACCCTGGGAACCCTCTGGGATTCCAGCATCTTCGAGAACCGGGCGCCGGAGGGACAGGTGCTCCTGCGGAGCATGCTGGGGGGGGCCTGCTTCCCCGACTACGTCACCCTCTCCGACGAGGAGGTGGCAAAGCGGGTCAAGAGCGACCTCAGGAACATCATGGGGATCGAAGCGGAGCCCTCCTTTGCCCGGATCTTCCGCCACCCCCAGGCGATCCCCCAGTACACCGTCGGCCACGGTCAGCGGCTGGCCACCCTGGAGGAGCGCGCAGCCACCCACCCGGGGCTCTTCCTCACCGGCAACTCCTACCGCGGCATCGGCCTCAACGACTGCGTCGCCGCCGCCAACCGCACCGCCGCGGAGGCGGTCGCCCACCTCACGACCCGCTGA
- a CDS encoding DnaJ C-terminal domain-containing protein codes for MAQKDYYEVLGIKKGASEDEIKKAYRKLALKYHPDKNPGNKEAEDRFKEINEAYAVLSDAQKRAQYDQFGSSGFHQRYSQEDIFRGFDVGDLFKDMGLGTDDIFSRIFGGGFRQGGFGFGGGRQRGEDFSMELRVTFREAYGGGEKRVAFMRNGKREELSVKVPAGVESGARLRVAGKGGEGSGGGATGDLYLVVQVGSDPAFTRDGDDVVMERTVCFSDAALGTTLDVPTLEGTKRIKVPAGIQAGTKIRLKGLGFPHLGKAGKGDLYVRIGVAVPEGLTAEQKAAVEQLRRAGL; via the coding sequence ATGGCACAGAAGGATTACTATGAAGTGCTCGGAATAAAAAAGGGGGCTTCGGAGGACGAGATCAAGAAGGCGTACCGCAAGCTCGCCCTCAAATATCACCCCGACAAGAATCCGGGGAACAAGGAGGCCGAGGACCGGTTCAAGGAGATCAACGAGGCCTACGCCGTCCTCTCCGATGCCCAGAAGCGGGCCCAGTACGACCAGTTCGGCTCCAGCGGCTTCCACCAACGCTACTCCCAGGAGGATATCTTCCGCGGCTTCGATGTGGGGGATCTCTTCAAGGACATGGGTCTCGGCACCGACGATATCTTCTCCCGCATCTTCGGCGGCGGCTTCCGGCAGGGGGGCTTCGGCTTCGGAGGGGGGCGCCAACGGGGGGAGGATTTCTCCATGGAGCTGCGGGTTACCTTCCGCGAGGCCTACGGCGGCGGCGAAAAGCGGGTGGCATTCATGCGGAACGGCAAGCGGGAGGAGCTCTCGGTGAAGGTCCCGGCCGGGGTGGAGAGTGGCGCCCGGCTCCGGGTGGCCGGCAAGGGGGGGGAGGGGAGCGGCGGCGGAGCCACCGGCGACCTCTATCTCGTGGTGCAGGTGGGGAGCGATCCGGCGTTCACCCGGGATGGGGACGATGTGGTGATGGAGCGCACGGTCTGCTTCAGCGACGCGGCCCTCGGCACCACCCTGGACGTGCCGACCCTGGAAGGGACCAAGCGGATCAAGGTCCCCGCCGGCATCCAGGCCGGGACGAAGATCCGGCTCAAGGGGCTCGGCTTTCCCCACCTCGGGAAGGCGGGGAAGGGTGATCTGTACGTCCGGATCGGCGTCGCGGTACCGGAAGGGCTTACCGCCGAACAGAAAGCGGCGGTGGAGCAGCTGCGCCGTGCGGGGCTCTGA
- the mfd gene encoding transcription-repair coupling factor codes for MTRTDNALIRRIADLLIPDHARTELTGIKGSAPAYLLARLAAETTRPLLVVAADTDAATELVTELRFYRGQGDDILHFPPWDVSPFEKGSPHADVTAVRLATLRRLADRKAAAVVTTPAALRQRILPRALLDGASLYFLPGEESDREELLAKLVTLGYLPVPLVEDRGTFAVRGGIVDLFPPGFEQPVRIEFFGDFVDTIRTFDPLTQRSLHPLEELLLLPSREMILSAEVLKGVAPRLKGRCDELEISPVARRELMEQLQNGLYPAGAEWLLPLFHPHLETLFDYAGDAVRVLVDPAAIADEERRFDEELAAAVSRARDRGDLFPAPETLFLPAPEAAERLAGRLVTIPSLAVEETGKEGETVPLDTQENTDLKVTLSPNGEGVLKPLVARLNGWLEERQRVIVVCHQRGQAQRLYELLAPYPLPLIISERGFPAERERDDGKVEVLVGDLSRGFRLPEGQLVVIAEEEIFGRRQKRRGVSELRKKQIMTSLAELKPGDYMVHLDHGIGIYRGLQHIALSGCAGDFLLLEYAGGDKLYLPVDRLNLVQRYVGAEGVEPRVDKLGGTSWEKTKGKARAAVQEMAGELLQLYAARQLHEGHPFSPPDELYREFEASFAYEETSDQMAAITDVIADMTSRKPMDRLVCGDVGYGKTEVAMRGAFKAVMDGKQVAVLVPTTVLAQQHLETFRARFGAYPVTIEMLSRFRTAKEQKEILEKVKKGTIDVIIGTHRLLQSDVAFKDLGLLIVDEEQRFGVTHKEKLKKYKAVVDILTLTATPIPRTLYMSMMGIRDLSIIDTPPVDRLAVKTFVARSSDDIIREAVMRELRRGGQVFFVHNRVQSIMNWAEHLRRIVPEAKIAVGHGQMEEGELEKVMLGFMHGETNLLLCTTIIESGIDIPTANTLIVDRADTFGLAQLYQLRGRVGRSKQRAYAYLLIPGEGAISSDARERLKIIQELTELGAGFRLATHDLEIRGAGDLLGAKQSGNIAAVGFDLYTELLEEAIQSLKGGERIERVEPEINLRIPAFVPEDYVRETNQRLIIYKKLTQADSEEEVDEVMAELVDRFGTLPLAASYLLEVMKLRIHFKRLLVRMAEFDGRRLSFTFHERTPVPPDTIIGLIRTSPKRYQFTPDFRLIAELADTSFEGVIAEARNLLKTLG; via the coding sequence ATGACTCGTACCGACAATGCCCTCATCCGTCGCATCGCCGACCTTCTGATCCCGGACCACGCCCGCACGGAGCTCACCGGAATCAAGGGGTCAGCGCCGGCGTACCTCCTGGCCCGGCTCGCGGCGGAAACGACCCGCCCGCTCCTCGTGGTCGCCGCCGACACCGACGCCGCCACCGAACTCGTCACCGAGCTCCGCTTCTACCGGGGCCAGGGCGACGACATCCTCCACTTCCCCCCCTGGGACGTGAGCCCCTTCGAGAAGGGATCGCCCCACGCCGACGTAACCGCCGTCCGCCTCGCCACCCTCCGCCGGCTGGCGGACCGCAAGGCGGCCGCCGTGGTGACGACCCCGGCGGCGCTCCGCCAGCGCATCCTTCCCCGGGCGCTCCTCGACGGCGCCTCCCTCTACTTCCTCCCCGGCGAGGAGAGCGACCGCGAGGAGCTCCTGGCAAAGCTCGTGACCCTGGGCTACCTCCCGGTCCCGCTGGTGGAGGACCGGGGGACCTTCGCCGTGCGGGGGGGGATCGTCGACCTCTTTCCCCCCGGCTTCGAGCAACCGGTGCGGATCGAGTTCTTCGGCGACTTCGTCGACACCATCCGGACCTTCGATCCCCTCACCCAGCGCTCCCTTCACCCCTTGGAGGAACTGCTGCTCCTCCCCTCCCGGGAGATGATCCTGAGCGCCGAGGTCCTGAAGGGGGTCGCCCCTCGCCTCAAGGGGCGCTGCGACGAGCTGGAGATCTCCCCCGTGGCCCGCCGGGAGCTCATGGAGCAGCTTCAGAACGGCCTCTACCCGGCGGGAGCGGAATGGCTCCTCCCCCTCTTCCACCCGCACCTCGAAACCCTCTTCGACTATGCGGGGGACGCAGTGCGGGTCCTCGTCGACCCGGCGGCCATCGCCGACGAGGAGCGGCGGTTCGACGAGGAGCTCGCGGCCGCGGTCTCCCGCGCCCGCGACCGGGGTGATCTCTTTCCGGCGCCCGAGACCCTCTTTCTCCCGGCTCCCGAAGCGGCGGAGCGGCTGGCCGGCCGGCTCGTCACCATCCCCTCCCTGGCCGTCGAGGAGACGGGGAAGGAGGGGGAAACGGTCCCCCTCGACACCCAGGAGAACACCGACCTGAAGGTGACCCTTTCCCCCAATGGCGAGGGGGTGCTGAAGCCTCTGGTGGCACGGCTTAACGGCTGGCTCGAGGAGCGACAGCGGGTGATCGTCGTCTGCCACCAGCGGGGCCAGGCCCAGCGCCTCTACGAGCTCCTCGCCCCCTACCCCCTCCCCCTCATCATCTCCGAGCGTGGCTTTCCGGCGGAGCGGGAGCGGGACGACGGCAAGGTCGAGGTGCTCGTCGGCGATCTCTCCCGCGGGTTCCGCCTCCCCGAAGGTCAGCTCGTGGTCATTGCCGAGGAGGAAATCTTCGGCCGGCGCCAGAAGCGGCGTGGCGTCTCGGAGCTCCGCAAGAAGCAGATCATGACCTCCCTGGCGGAGCTGAAGCCGGGGGACTACATGGTCCACCTGGACCACGGCATCGGCATCTACCGGGGGCTGCAGCACATCGCCCTCAGCGGCTGCGCCGGCGACTTCCTCCTCCTGGAGTACGCGGGGGGAGACAAGCTCTACCTCCCGGTGGACCGTCTGAACCTCGTCCAGCGCTACGTGGGGGCCGAGGGGGTGGAGCCCCGGGTCGACAAGTTGGGGGGGACATCCTGGGAGAAGACCAAGGGGAAGGCCCGGGCCGCCGTCCAGGAGATGGCCGGGGAGCTCCTCCAGCTCTACGCCGCCCGCCAGCTCCACGAAGGACACCCCTTCTCCCCCCCCGACGAGCTTTACCGGGAGTTCGAGGCCTCCTTCGCCTACGAGGAGACCTCGGACCAGATGGCGGCCATCACCGACGTCATCGCCGACATGACGAGCCGAAAACCGATGGACCGCCTCGTCTGCGGCGACGTCGGTTACGGCAAGACCGAAGTGGCCATGCGGGGGGCCTTCAAGGCGGTCATGGACGGCAAGCAGGTGGCGGTCCTGGTCCCCACCACGGTCCTGGCCCAGCAGCACCTGGAGACCTTCCGCGCCCGCTTCGGCGCCTACCCGGTCACCATCGAGATGCTCTCCCGCTTCCGCACGGCGAAGGAGCAGAAGGAGATCCTGGAGAAGGTGAAGAAAGGGACCATCGACGTCATCATCGGCACCCACCGGCTCCTCCAGAGCGACGTCGCTTTCAAGGACCTGGGGCTCCTCATCGTCGATGAGGAGCAGCGCTTCGGCGTCACCCACAAGGAAAAGCTGAAGAAATACAAGGCGGTGGTCGACATCCTGACCCTCACCGCCACCCCGATCCCCCGAACCCTCTACATGTCGATGATGGGGATCCGGGACCTCTCCATCATCGACACCCCGCCGGTGGACCGGCTGGCGGTGAAGACCTTCGTGGCCCGCTCCTCCGACGACATCATCCGCGAGGCGGTGATGCGGGAACTGCGCCGGGGGGGACAGGTCTTCTTCGTCCACAACCGGGTCCAGTCCATCATGAACTGGGCCGAGCACCTGCGCCGCATCGTCCCCGAGGCGAAGATCGCCGTGGGGCACGGCCAGATGGAGGAAGGGGAGCTGGAGAAGGTGATGCTCGGCTTCATGCACGGGGAGACGAACCTCCTCCTCTGCACCACCATCATCGAATCGGGGATCGACATCCCCACCGCCAACACCCTTATCGTGGACCGGGCCGACACCTTCGGCCTGGCCCAACTCTACCAGCTCCGGGGGCGGGTCGGGCGCTCCAAGCAGCGGGCCTACGCCTACCTCCTCATCCCCGGCGAGGGGGCCATCTCGTCCGATGCCCGGGAGCGGCTGAAGATCATCCAGGAGCTCACGGAACTGGGGGCCGGCTTCCGGCTCGCCACCCACGACCTGGAGATCCGCGGCGCCGGCGACCTCCTCGGCGCCAAGCAGTCGGGGAACATCGCCGCCGTCGGTTTCGATCTCTACACGGAACTGCTGGAAGAGGCGATCCAGAGCCTCAAGGGAGGGGAACGGATCGAGCGGGTGGAGCCGGAGATCAACCTCCGCATCCCCGCCTTTGTCCCCGAGGATTACGTGCGGGAGACGAACCAGCGTCTCATCATCTACAAAAAGCTCACCCAGGCCGACTCCGAGGAGGAGGTGGACGAAGTCATGGCGGAGCTGGTGGACCGCTTCGGCACGCTGCCACTGGCCGCCTCCTATCTCCTGGAGGTGATGAAGCTGCGGATCCATTTCAAGCGGCTCCTCGTCCGGATGGCGGAATTCGACGGCAGACGCCTCAGTTTCACCTTTCACGAGCGGACTCCCGTCCCCCCCGATACGATCATCGGCCTCATTCGCACCAGCCCGAAGCGGTACCAGTTCACCCCCGACTTCCGGCTCATCGCCGAGCTTGCCGACACGAGCTTCGAGGGGGTCATCGCCGAGGCCAGAAATCTCTTGAAAACGCTGGGTTGA
- a CDS encoding MarR family winged helix-turn-helix transcriptional regulator, whose protein sequence is MERIERIAQLYPIIMRVMGRIRSLVHEGMDLTYNQYKMLLTIYDKGSCPLNLLARELEIAMSSASEMVDRLVNLGFVYRAVDEGNRRQVIIYTTGKGEELIREVRRGIVDNYRTLLARLPEGDQERLVGAFETIAEVLGRLE, encoded by the coding sequence ATGGAACGAATCGAACGCATTGCCCAGCTCTATCCGATCATCATGCGGGTCATGGGGCGGATCAGGAGCCTGGTCCACGAAGGCATGGACCTGACCTACAACCAGTACAAGATGCTCCTCACCATCTACGACAAGGGGAGCTGCCCCCTGAACCTGCTGGCCCGGGAGCTGGAGATCGCCATGAGCTCGGCCAGCGAGATGGTGGACCGGCTCGTGAACCTCGGCTTCGTCTACCGGGCGGTGGATGAGGGGAACCGGCGCCAGGTGATCATCTACACCACCGGCAAGGGGGAGGAGCTGATCCGGGAGGTCCGCCGGGGGATTGTCGACAACTACCGCACCCTCCTCGCCCGGCTTCCGGAGGGGGATCAGGAGCGCCTCGTGGGGGCCTTCGAGACCATTGCCGAAGTCCTCGGCCGGCTGGAATGA
- the nadA gene encoding quinolinate synthase NadA, whose product MHADQITQEIRTLLKERNAVLLAHNYMRDEVQEIADITGDSLGLSQEAARTAAAVIVFCGVHFMAESASILSPDKTVLLPRLDAGCPMADMVTVEGLREMKARHPGVPVVTYVNSSAAVKAESDICCTSANAVKVVNSLPDREVIFVPDRNLGQFVAAHSDKTFHFWDGYCPTHERLKPEDVQRLKAEYPDALFICHPECNPAVSALADHVCSTSGMYDFCRTNPATRFIVGTEAGILYRLRQESPRKEFILASPALVCPNMKLTSLEDILEALKRMTPVVKVPEEIRVPAKRALDRMIAIPRD is encoded by the coding sequence ATGCACGCCGACCAGATCACGCAGGAGATCCGGACCCTCCTCAAGGAGCGCAACGCCGTCCTCCTGGCACACAACTACATGCGGGACGAGGTTCAGGAGATCGCCGACATCACCGGCGACTCCCTGGGGCTCTCCCAGGAGGCGGCCAGGACCGCCGCTGCGGTCATCGTCTTCTGCGGCGTCCACTTCATGGCCGAGTCGGCCTCAATCCTCTCGCCCGACAAGACGGTCCTCCTGCCGCGCCTCGACGCCGGGTGTCCCATGGCCGACATGGTGACCGTGGAGGGGCTCCGGGAGATGAAGGCGCGGCATCCCGGCGTGCCGGTGGTCACCTACGTCAACTCCTCGGCGGCGGTGAAGGCCGAGAGCGACATCTGCTGCACCTCGGCCAACGCGGTGAAGGTGGTGAATTCACTCCCCGACCGGGAGGTGATCTTCGTTCCGGACCGCAACCTCGGCCAGTTCGTGGCAGCCCACTCCGACAAGACCTTCCACTTCTGGGACGGCTACTGCCCCACCCACGAACGGCTCAAACCGGAGGACGTCCAGCGGCTCAAGGCGGAATACCCCGACGCCCTCTTCATCTGCCACCCGGAATGCAACCCGGCGGTCTCGGCCCTGGCAGACCACGTCTGCTCCACGAGCGGGATGTACGACTTCTGCCGCACCAATCCGGCCACCCGCTTCATCGTCGGCACCGAGGCGGGAATCCTCTATCGCCTGCGGCAGGAGAGCCCCCGCAAGGAGTTCATCCTTGCCTCCCCCGCCCTGGTCTGCCCCAACATGAAACTCACCTCCCTGGAGGATATCCTGGAGGCGCTGAAACGGATGACGCCGGTGGTGAAGGTGCCGGAAGAGATCCGGGTGCCGGCCAAGCGGGCCCTGGACCGGATGATCGCCATCCCGCGGGACTGA